A genomic stretch from Desulfovibrio sp. TomC includes:
- a CDS encoding cytochrome c biogenesis CcdA family protein, with translation MLDQLFLAINTWMTGSLIVAALGCFLWGLVSVLFSPCHLASIPLIVGYVAGQGRIIHGREAARYAVAFTSGLFVTIAAIGILCTLLGRMLGDVGPYWTILVGAVLIWVSLDMMGVAKCSVSGGMMGKLKVKGVGGAFLLGLAYGVLSGSCTFGFIAPILAIITIQEKILTGVVLIVLFAIGHCLPIVVAGSSTALVQRWLENGAMRHGGTWFRKTAGAMIALLGIYFIAMPFLSV, from the coding sequence ATGCTTGACCAGCTCTTCTTGGCTATTAATACATGGATGACCGGCAGCCTCATCGTTGCGGCGCTGGGCTGTTTCCTCTGGGGTCTGGTAAGTGTTCTTTTCAGCCCCTGCCATTTGGCTTCCATCCCCTTGATCGTTGGCTATGTCGCCGGACAAGGCAGGATCATCCATGGCCGGGAGGCGGCGCGCTATGCCGTCGCCTTTACCTCCGGCCTGTTTGTGACCATAGCAGCCATCGGGATTCTCTGTACGCTCCTTGGACGAATGCTTGGGGATGTCGGCCCATATTGGACTATCCTCGTCGGAGCCGTGCTGATTTGGGTTTCCCTGGACATGATGGGGGTCGCCAAGTGCTCGGTCTCCGGCGGCATGATGGGTAAGCTCAAGGTCAAGGGCGTTGGCGGAGCGTTTCTCCTTGGCTTGGCCTACGGCGTTCTGTCGGGTTCGTGTACATTCGGTTTTATTGCTCCCATCCTGGCCATCATCACCATTCAGGAAAAGATCCTCACCGGAGTGGTGCTTATTGTGCTGTTCGCAATTGGGCACTGCCTGCCCATCGTGGTGGCCGGCAGTTCAACGGCCCTGGTACAGCGTTGGCTGGAAAATGGGGCCATGCGCCACGGGGGAACTTGGTTCCGAAAAACCGCCGGTGCAATGATCGCGCTTCTTGGAATCTACTTCATTGCCATGCCGTTTCTGTCTGTTTGA